The Microtus ochrogaster isolate Prairie Vole_2 chromosome 10, MicOch1.0, whole genome shotgun sequence genome contains the following window.
ttaagcTGGTGACCTCAGGTATCTGTCAAGGTCACAGTAAAGTAGTGGACTCTCACAGCTCTCAGGGAACTTACACGCTAGCAGGGAGGTGAGGACCACCGCACAAGACAAGTAGACAAAGAAGGTACAGGAAAAGTCAGGGCAAGATGAAcgctgggagaggaaaggggtgTGGACCAGGCCGTAGAAGCTGGTCCGAGGAACGCACACAGAGTAATGAGAAAGGTCTTTGAAACTAAAGCTCCCAGAAGttacttctgcctctccctctccagggGCCTGCAGGCACTGGGGACAGCAGGTGACAGTGGTACCGGTGGCTAGAACAGTCTCTATCCCCCCACAGCCAGGCATCACCCTACACATGCGCATGCCTGTGTGGGTGGAGGGGGTGTCACTGCACTGATCTGCAAGTCCCTTGTGAATGCCAAGTGCTTATATAAACCTCCTCAGAGGAGGAGCAGCCACCTGGTCAGCCACGCTAGGGCAGCTGTCCCCTTCAAGAAAACTGGCCCTTGAGCTCCTTCAAAGACTTTGTTGTGCACTGGTATCTGGGTGGTATTTCAGGCTGACACCAAGCCCTTGCCCCACCCCCCACTAACTTACCACACCCTCCCCAAAGCCCTCCCCACATTGGTTGCTAGGTAACCTGGGACCAGGCTAGGGGGAGGGATCTCAGAGCTGCTGGAAGCATTATTAACTCTTGCAGTAAAGCTCTTTCAACTGTAGTGTGGCCTGGGCATGGGAGAGGCTTAATTCCATAAGGGTCACGGGAACGATTTTAGCCCTAGAGGGGCCAGGACAGGACAGACTTCAATGGAACTATAATTAAGACAAGGAGGGgagggtgggctggagagatggcttggtggttatgAGTAcctgctgctctccagaggacctgggttcaattcccagcactcacacggcagctaacaactgtctgtaactccagtttcagggcatccgACACCCCGTTCCGGCTTCTgctggcactgcacacacatggtacacatacatgcagccaaaatgTGTACCCACATAAGAttacaaaattacaaaaacagTCCCGATGTTCCCccaacaaaatcaaaagcaaggCTGGGACAAACCAGAAATTTCCACATCCGAATGGCAGGCGCTAACTGAACACCTGCAGTGGGCCAGCCCCTCCAAGGGATCACAAGAAGGGTGACTCCTGTCCATCAACAAGCAACCTTGGGCAGGGTGGATGATCTCACCCTTTCCAcaggtgagaaaactgaggcttggcAGGAACAATGAGTCTGGATGGGAAAGACGAAGCCCCTTGGCAGGACAAAGAGGTCTGGGGTATTCGGTTAGACCAAGGTCCATTCACTGTGCCCCTCCACTCAGGACGGGGCAGCTCATCAGTTGTTAGCGGTCGTGAGACTTGCATTTGGAGAATAAACACATAATCAAGCCTTCCCACCAGGATGGGTAGTCAGGAGACAGAGCACCTGGGCCCAAATCTCCATCCTTTCCCTCGCTGTGTGACCTCGGAAATACcacttgacctctctgagcctcgaCATCCCATGCAATAATGGGGAGAAGAGTGCCTCCCTCCGAGGTCTATCCTGGCAAGCCATGCCGAGGTGTGCAAAGCCGCTACTGTCAGCTGCACACTGGGGTAGCTCCTGCTCTCACTTCAGGGGTGAGAGGCCGGAGGCCTAGACAGctcaagccaggcaggaagttccAAAGTGGACTTCCTGGAAAGGCTCAGCATGGGAGTCTCGGTGGTGGCTGTCACTCACCTAGATCAAACCCCTCTCCTCTGTGGGCCTCAGCCTTCCCAGAGCATCACCGAGAGGTCAGCTGGGATGGTCTCTGAGGCATTTTCTGCTCTGGAGTTCTCCTAAGCTACCGATCTTAGGCAAACAGGGGCTGGGCCtgcctccctctgtgtctggctttgggTCACAGTAGCAGCTGCCCAGCCAACAAAGGGTGCGTGTGTgggtcacagcagcagcaggcaccGCACTGGAACCCGGGCCACAGAGTTCTAGGTTTCCCCCGGCGGGTGACAATGATGCCCCAGCAGCTGTGGAAGTCTCATTCTCCAGACTCGTGGGCTGTTTGTGGGGAAGCTCAGACATGGACACAAGCTCCTGggtcctgcctctgtcttctgccaCCAGCTAACAAGTGCTGCTCAGGAGGCGTCATCATCTGTGGCCTCAGCCTGCCTCAGGGTACCTTCCTCCACGCTTCCCCTATCCTGGAGTTTGGGGCTGGGAGGGACCATTTCCAGGCCTATCTTCATCCTCCTGGGCAGCCAGagaatggaggaagggcagagggtTGGCCTAGGCCTCGGTGGCAAAGGTTCTCTTTAGGAACTAGGTCCCCCTGTCAGTGTGCAGGGCTGTATATTAGGCAGACTGAACTGAAAGCAATCTTCTATTGTGGGGGTCTGAGCCCCCCCAGCCCACCACACTTCCAGTCTCACagtggggggcagggagaaaaCAGTGCTGACCCAGGGGCTTTCTGAGTGCTGGCCTCCAGTCCTGGGTGGGGTGCTGGGTACCAGGATTCCCAGTGTGGAGTCCTAAGTCCTCTGTCCCCGGAGATGAGTCGGGGACAGCGGGCAGTTCCCTGACCttgagggaggcagaaggatgccGAGAAACACAGCTGTGCATATACCCATGAGGAAGTGGCTTGCTATGCCCTAGGGCCTGGCAGGAGTTGAGCTATGGCATGTGAGGAGCCAGAAACCACCTACTGGGCTGGAATTACAAGGCTGGACAAAGGCTTGTGCCCACCACCTTCAAGTCTTCAAGCTGGACTTGCCCTTCACATGCCCACACCCTCAGCTCCAGGATGTACTCCTTTTGAGAGACCATTCTGTGTGCTTCTCCACCCAGGCCCCACCCGTGCAGTGTCCCACCCCCCCTTGGTTACTTCTCTGCCCCTATCCACATTGGTTATAGCGCACAACAGACAGTTGCCCTTGGTGAATATTTGCTCAGCTGACAGACAGCCAAACGCCTTGctaacatgagaaaaaaaaagaactagaggCTGTCGGGGCTGGAGTAATAATTCAGTAGgtaaagcacttgggaggtcagAGTTCAGATACCCAGAAACCAATTGCTGGGTGGGTCTGGTGGCCTGCCTACGATCCTAGGccttggaggcagagacgggatcCCCACAGTACGTTAGCTACATCAGCCAGCTGCGGGTTTGACTGAGACACTGCCTCAGTGACAagagagagagtgacagaggacaATCCCTAACATCAACTTCAAGCCTCCGCCTGTGTGTGCCCACCTACAAGTGTACCTACCTACGTACaaaaacataacacacacaaaccacacatgcctgaaaaatggaaaagaaaaaaagaataaaggaatgttctcaacagccagagctacctCAGGAAAGTGCAAAGTCAATGGATTCCACAGTCAACAACTCTTTAGTGGTCCACAGTGTAGGGCGGGCTCTGGGTTCCCAGGGGAGCTGTGGTTCAGGGGCGGGCAAAAGAGACCAGGCAAAACCAAGCAAGAAGCTCTGACTCTCGGACTCGGCCCCGTTTCTTGTCTCAAAGCGCTTGGGAATGTCTCATCCCCTAAAACGAGCAGTGGGCTAAGGAGGAGGTGCCTGCTAAGGACCAGCTCAGGTCCCATCACCTCCCTCCAGAGAAGGCTACTCACAAGCCACAGTCCCATTGACAATGCTGAACTGGTAGCCATTCAAGATGGGCTGGCAGCCATGCTCCTTCAGCTTGTGGTAGCAGCAGTCGTGAGCCCAGCAGCACCTGGTTGGTGGGGAGAAGAAGGTGGGGGGCTGTGCCGGTGTGGGGGTGTCCCTGGGGAGTCAGCGGGAGGACACTGGGCGAGAGCTGGAAGAGACCTCCAGCTTCCCTCGCCTTCCCTGGACCTGCAGACTctggagctggggggggggcggtgttaCTGATACACCTGTCCTTTTCCGGACATTCTCATGTGTACCTGGGCTCTTGGCCCTTTGTGACTCTCGGCTCATGGTGTGCAGCTTTGAATCTATCTTTGGACTCTAATAGACAAGGTACAGGTGGACAATGACAGGGGGTGGATTTAGAAATGGGTGATctgtgttccaggccaggctctgcTGCTTCACCTGCGGGTGGCGGCTGAGAACTCTTAGTCTGGGATTCTCTGTCCTCAGCCATCAGGTGGGTTACAGCGGGGATGCTGCCTCCAGTATTCATGGTGAaggctgagggctgagggctgaggCCCATGTGTAGATCACCGGTTCAGTGTTGGGCACATATGGTGTATCTCACAAGTGTCAGTGGCCTTCCATGTCTCCACAGCCAAGCCTGGGGCTCAAGTCCCGTATATTAGGCCCTGCTCTAAGGACATGCCCAGGgacatttcctttcttatttcttcaaatGGGAAAAGACACAAGCTATCCAGTCTTTCCACTGTACCATCTCCAGATTACAGTaatgtccatttattttaaagaagctaACACCACCCACCCTCAAATCCTTCAAACTGTCCTGGAAACCAACTTGGTACCGTGTGACTGCCTCCAGATGGATAACTTTCCTGAACTGGGCCACTTGGCTTCTCTCCTAAAATATGGAATTAGGTCTGGAAGCTGGCAGGGCAGTCTTGCTGAGCCCATAATCCTAAGAAATGGGAGCATGCGAATGGAGAACACCTTCGCCAGGCTAATGGGAAAGGGCTTCCAGATCTCGGGCTGGACTGAGGGTGTAACGTTAGGGCCCTTGATTGAGAACACCAGGATGGGCCTGGAGTGTCTCAGTGGTATGACTGTCCCGCAGGGATAGGGTTCTGGGTTTGATTTGCACATGGTGGTACATTACTAGAATctgaacacttgggaggctgaggcaggatgatccaGAGTTCAAGCTCAACCTCTTCTATGTAGTAAGTTAGATGCAACACGAGTTAGGAGCTAAGCCCCTGTCTCAAGATGCTCAGCACATAAGCCATATCCAGGACCTTAGGCATACAGGGCCCTTAGCAGCTTCACAGGCAAACCAGGGAAAGGCGGCTCAGTTCCAGCTTCTCCAAGATTCACCCTACAAGCCCCTTTCAATCTCATGCTGCTTTGGAATTGTTTTGTCAGGATTTCTAAGCCCTCTCTCCTCACTGTAAGCCTAGACGTCAGCACAAATGCAGTATGGGACTCGCCAAGGGCTTGTGCATCACCTGTCTGTAGCATCCACGGGGATTCCTCTGCCCCCTAGCCCACAGTAGCAGCCGTATCCATAATAGGAGAAGAAGGCGCTGCGCCCTGTGATGTGTCTGACCATCCTCTGGAACTGCCAGAAGCTGCTGAGGGTGGAGGTCGTCCCtgccaaggagaaaacaagaaatgaagagCCTGAGGGCCCACAGGCCTTGCTGGAGTGCCTGCAGTGAGGTGGGCAGTCCAAGGCCCTCATACAAGGTGCCAGCTTCcttcacaggaaagaaaacaggatcAGTGTTATGCCATCACCCAGCAAGTTTCTTGCTAACCTGGATGAGGCCAGGTTCCCCAGCCGTCCCTCTACCACCATCCAGGTCTGATCAGCACTAACTGGGAAAGCTCAAAGCCAAGGTTCCAGGCAGTCCCTCCTCTAGGAAGCATTAGGCATTAATAGTCTCTCAGGAGAAGCAACATTCAGGGGTAAGAGATCAGAAAAACACCCTTCATCCAGTCTGTTAaatggcgcacacacacacacagactcatcaattcttattatttttaatagacagGGTCTTCTCTTACTACATAACCCTGGCTGGACTGAAAGGTCCTAaagagacaaggctggccttgaacctagagagatccttccctctctgtcttcaaTGTGCTGGACTCACAGGCATGCATTAATAGGCTTTGTACTTCTACAAAATGCTTATAGACATACAGAGAGATGCTTATACAAGGATGCTTGCTGGTAGTGTGGTCTGTAACATCAGAGTACTGGAAAGTACCACACGTCCACCCCCAGGAGGATGCCATCAAAGTAGCACACATCCACCCCCAGGAGGATACCATCAAAGTACCTACCACATGTCCACCCCCAGGAGGATGCCATCAAAGTACCACATGTCCACCCCCAGGAGGATGGTCATCAAAGTACCACATGTCCACCCCCAGGAGGATGCCATCAAAGTACCACATGTCCACCCCCAGGAGGATGGTCATCAAAGTACTCGTCTTAGCAATGTATCACTTTTAAT
Protein-coding sequences here:
- the Pla2g2c gene encoding putative inactive group IIC secretory phospholipase A2; amino-acid sequence: MKVIAIFLVFIFCWTTSTLSSFWQFQRMVRHITGRSAFFSYYGYGCYCGLGGRGIPVDATDRCCWAHDCCYHKLKEHGCQPILNGYQFSIVNGTVACGCLPGGSCLCGQKACECDKLSAYCFKENLDTYEKAFRQVFPSKSQCGRHKLRC